Genomic window (Pseudovibrio brasiliensis):
GTTATACCGTTCAGCTTGGCAAGCACCTTCAGCTGATCAACGCCAGCATTCAGGCCAGCCTCTTCTGTACCCAAAAACAGCATATCATTGGTGGTCGCCAAGACTTTGCTCTCACTGATCCGGGCAACAAACACTTCCGTTTCCAGCGGGACCTCGGTTCCCAGCAGATTCAGCGTAGCTTCCAGATCAACGACGGTTGTCTCACCCACGCCAAGCTTGTTCAACTCTGCCATATCCAGCTGCGCCGTCAGATCAGCCGCACCAATGCTTTGAAACACAATCTGGCGCATGCGCTCGTTGCGGATGTCGATGTTGGTTTCAACCGATCCCAGGTTAATTGCCAGCTGCAGCTTGCCGTCCTCAGACACTGTACCGGAAAGCTTCTCAAAACTGTTCACTTCGCCAACGGAATTCTTCTTGATTGTGCCGTAGGAAAGACGCGAGCTGTCGCTGTCGACTGTCCAGCCCTGTGCAAGAGCGCTGCCAGACAACAGTAAAAGCATCGCGGAGGTGCGGAAAAAGGATTTTACCATAGGTATGTCGCCTTCGTGATTTGATGTGATTGACGATTTTTGGTTGCTATCAAATGGGAAACACACGACAGCTGGCTTTTATTCGATGCATTTTGGAAAAAAATATCCGAAGCGTTTTCAAAGTGATCTGATCACGGTGATGCCAAGACTCTGGCGCTTTGCGCTGTCGCTGGCCGGACAAAAGGATCTGGCCGACGATCTGGTGCAGGCCACATGCCTGCGTGCGTTGGAAAGGGAAAGCCAGTTTAAGGCCGGCTCAAACTTTGCCGCCTGGACGATGACCATCTGCCGGTCCATCTGGCTCAACAAAATGCGCAGCCAGCACCTCAGAAAGACCGGCCAGCTTGATGCTGCCGTCGAATCTGGCCTTATTGACCCGTCTCCATCTCCAGAAACGAATATTTTCGCCGCTGAAGTGTTTAAACAAGTGATGCAGCTGCCAGAAGGACAGCGTTCTGTGGTGGAACTTGTCTTTGTTGAGCAATTCACCTATCGCGAAGCAGCCGCAATTTTGTGTATTCCTATTGGGACGGTCATGAGTCGATTATCTGCTGCCCGCAAAACACTGTCACCTTTGCAACAGGATCACGCCAACCAGATGAAGAAAGGAGAGCTGGCATGACATACACCGATGCACAACTGCGTTCCTATCTCGCTGGTACGGCAGAAGCCTCTCTGGTACAGCAGATCGAAGCAGATCTGGAAACCGACCCGATCCTTGAGCAGCGCCTTCTGGCTCTGGAAGGCCTGATCCCAGTCGTCCAGCACGGCTTTGCAGATCAACCAGCTCCAGAACACCTGAAGGAACTGGAAGAGAAGATCTTTGAGAAGTCCGGCGGTGAGGAAGTCCCGGCCACACCGTTCTATCGCCAATGGGGCGCCCGCGCGGCAACGCTTGCAGCAGGCCTTGTGATCGGCGCTGGCATGATGATCTGGGCGGATGATGCACCTGACTGGCGCCAGGAAGTTGCCAGCTATCAGGCCCTTTACGTCAAAGACACCATCGCCTCTCTCAACCGCTCAGAAGATGAACTGAAGCAAGAACTCGCCATAGCCTCTGCTGCAGTGGGCCAGCAGCTTAACCTGAGCGACCTGACGGACCTGCAAGGCCTGAAACTGCTCAGAACTCAAATCCTCGGCCATGAAGGGGCTCCGCTGATCCAGATCGTCTTTGCTGATCCGAACGGCGCTCCCATCGCATTCTGCATCCTGAAAGACACAGGCGCAGCAGACACCGCCATGAACTCTGATAATCTGAAAGGCATGGCCGCCGCCGACTGGACCGGCAACGGCTACCGTTATCTGGTTATTGGCGGCGACAATCAGAACCGTATTGACACCGTAGCTCAGCAAATCCACTCCCGCGTTCTGTAGGTCGTCTAAGCACTTATCTTTCTGTCAGTATCTTCAAGAGCCCCTGCATTGCCACGGGTTCTTATGATAAGTCTTCGGGATTGCCGATCAGGATGTTGTTTTATGAAGACTTACAATGAGATTGAAGCGGAAAATCAGGAAGAACTGGCCAGTCGTGCCTGGTTTCACCTGATGCGGGCCCATCGCTACCTCTACCCGAGGTTTGAGCGGAGCTTGCGTGACTACGGCATTGATAATCCGGTGTGGTACGAGATCATGCTGGAGATTGAGCGGGCAGGAGAGCAGGGCGCAAAGGCCGCTGATTTGCAGGACAAGCTCTATATGGCCCAGTTCACCATGTCGCGCCATATCTCACGGATGGAAAAGAAGGGCTTGGTGGAGCGTCAACCCGATAAAGAAGATGGCCGCGCTCATCTGATCTTCCTGACGAAGAAGGGAGCAGACGTCAACAAAGAGCTCTGGCCCCACTACTTCCGCACAATTCAAAAGGAAGTCGGCGCCCACCTCAACAAGGATGAGGCCTTTACGCTCTTCAAACTGCTGACGAAGATCTATTCATAAAAAAGGGCCGCTCAGCAGCGGCCCAAATTCCGTTTAAAACCTGTAGTTCGCCGTCAGACTGAAAGACCGGCCTGGTTCTTTCAGAGTGTTCACTGTCTGATAGTCACCACCGTAGGTGCCACGGTCTGAGTAATCTTCATCGAAGATATTGTTCGCTTCAAAGCGCAGCTTCAGACCGTCAATCTGTTCAGGTTGATACTCTGCGAACAACCCAACAACCGCGTAACCATCTATCGTTCTGTTGGAATCGCCAGATCCGGTGTCATAATCTAATGCAGCCTGAACATCGCCGCCAACTGTCAGATCATAGTCTTCCAACCTATGGGAAATGTTGAATGCAATGACTTGCCCAAGTGGTGCGGCAAAGTCCTGTGCAATATAGGTATCGGCTGCATCACCATCAACTTCCACTCGCGTGTTGGAATAGGTAATTTTTGCAGTTCCCGAGCTCCATTTGTAGCCCGCAGCCAAATTGAAGCCTTCGGTAAGAACGTCGACATTATCGTCTCCTGAGCGAGCATCACTAATGTCAGTCCTGAAAACTTCACCTGAAAGCAAGAAACCGGACCGTTCAAATTCAAAACCTGTGGTTACATTGTGAGAACGTGACGGCTTAATGCCCGCGTAATCCCAGGACGCGTCGAAGACATAATTGTCTTCCAGCGCGATCCCACCAAAAACAGTGGCATAACCGGCTTTAAGTTTGAGCCCTTCCAAGACTTCATAGGATGCAGACCCATTACCGCTGAGCCCCGTTACAGAAGTATCGAAATCTCCAAGACCTTCAAACCTCTGATGATCCAGACGCAGACCCGCTGAGAGCTTTAATGCCGACAAGGGAGTCCAACGTACTTGTCCGAAACCACCAAAGTTAGTCGCAACCTCTTCTAAATCAGAGGACGGATCTTCATAATTCGCCGTCTTTCTGTAAAAATCGAAGCCCGTTGTGAAACCAATGTCTTCACTAAAATGGAAAGTGTTTGCGATTTTGCCGTTTAGTGTGTTGGAGGTGCCTTTACTTCCATATGGCGCAGGAACATCAATGTTGTTCTCGCTGAAGCCCAAAACCACCTCGGGATCATAAAGATCCGTCGGCTCAAGATGCTCATAACGGAATGAGAAGCTTTTGCGCAAAGTATCATAGAGCCTAATAGTGTCATTAGGTTTGTTCGTCAGCGATCCGATATTCCCGCGAAATGGCCGTTCTTCCTTGTCCTTCAGCATCATTCCGGAAACCTCAAACCGGTGTCCGGTGTCAGAGGTATAGCCACCTTTGAGAAGTCCGGTTTGCAGGTTTGCGCCGGTACCTGGGATCTCCCAGTCACCGCCTGATGTGTAATCCTGTCCTTTGGCATTTTTGGCGAAGGCGAGAATGTCAAAACCGTTGTGTTCAGCAAAACCGGTCAGAGCTTGTGAGAACGTGTTGCCGTTTGTGTCAAAGCTCAGCGTGGCTTTGCCGCCCATGGTTTCACCATCTTCTAGCAGGTCCAGCGCATCGATCAGCTGGAAAGCGATAGAACCACCCAGAGCATTTGGACCGGAATCTGCAGCCGCGATACCAGCGTCCACACGCACAGCACGCAATAAGGCTGGATCAATGGCATTGGCTGTCACATGGTGGAAGGCACGGTTGTTCTGCATCGCCCCTTCAATAGTCATGTTCAGGTTGAGCGCGTCCACACCATTGACGAAGATCTTTTGGGCAATCGGAATTCCGCCACCAACAGTTACTGAGACATCTTCAGCAAACACATCACGCAGTGTGCCCATCTCCGCCGCTTCAATTGCCTGTTTGGAAACGTAGATTGAGGTGTTTCTGTCTGCAGCCACTGCAAAGCGGTCATTGTTGAAACTGTAAACAACAACAGGGTCCAGCTCCTCGCTGGCATCCACGCTATCTTGTGCTGCAGCCCCGGTAGAAAAATAAGCACCGTTTAAAACACAAACGGAAACAAGCAACCGCCACCGAAGTTTCTTCATTAGGTCCCCACCCACATATTGGCCGTATTACCTACGGCGAATCAAATATGAGAATATTACTCATGTTTATTCGTGCGGGTATATGGCAGGGAAATTATAGATGCAAGTGCATCTAAATGGATGATGCAGTACTGAAGGCGGAGGTCGCCAACCTTTTTTATTTATATCAATATGTTAGTTGGTATTTTGCGTTGAATTGCACCTGTGTGTATCTGGCAATTCTAACAGGTGCTAGACGCAACAGGCTGGTCAAAGGAACAAAAAAGCCCCCGCCAATCGCTTGGCAGGGGCTCATAATAACAAAGAGGATTAAGCCTGACGCTGCCCCATCTGATCGTCGAGTGTCAGGAGGTGCCAACGGTCATTTCCAGCTGCTTTGACCTGATCAAACACGCGGCGGAACAGATCTTCTTCTTCAATCTGTTCTTCCAGGAACCAATGCAGCATGTTCTGAGTGCCGTACTCTTTTTCCTCATGGGCAAGATCGAACAGAGCATGGATCTGTTCTGTCACTTTCACTTCCATCTTCATGGCCAGCTCAATAGCGGCCTGTGCTGAATCAAATTCAACAGTCGGAGCAGAGATGCCTTCCAGTGTCACGCGGGAATCACGCTTGACGATGAAGTCGTAGATACGCATGGCGTGCTCGGTTTCTTCCTTGGAATGAAGGCGGAACCACTTTGCAAAGCCTGGCAGTTCGCAAGAGTCAAAATAAGCCGCCACAGCAAGA
Coding sequences:
- a CDS encoding MarR family winged helix-turn-helix transcriptional regulator, whose protein sequence is MKTYNEIEAENQEELASRAWFHLMRAHRYLYPRFERSLRDYGIDNPVWYEIMLEIERAGEQGAKAADLQDKLYMAQFTMSRHISRMEKKGLVERQPDKEDGRAHLIFLTKKGADVNKELWPHYFRTIQKEVGAHLNKDEAFTLFKLLTKIYS
- a CDS encoding RNA polymerase sigma factor, with translation MIDDFWLLSNGKHTTAGFYSMHFGKKYPKRFQSDLITVMPRLWRFALSLAGQKDLADDLVQATCLRALERESQFKAGSNFAAWTMTICRSIWLNKMRSQHLRKTGQLDAAVESGLIDPSPSPETNIFAAEVFKQVMQLPEGQRSVVELVFVEQFTYREAAAILCIPIGTVMSRLSAARKTLSPLQQDHANQMKKGELA
- a CDS encoding anti-sigma factor, translating into MTYTDAQLRSYLAGTAEASLVQQIEADLETDPILEQRLLALEGLIPVVQHGFADQPAPEHLKELEEKIFEKSGGEEVPATPFYRQWGARAATLAAGLVIGAGMMIWADDAPDWRQEVASYQALYVKDTIASLNRSEDELKQELAIASAAVGQQLNLSDLTDLQGLKLLRTQILGHEGAPLIQIVFADPNGAPIAFCILKDTGAADTAMNSDNLKGMAAADWTGNGYRYLVIGGDNQNRIDTVAQQIHSRVL
- a CDS encoding TonB-dependent receptor domain-containing protein, whose product is MKKLRWRLLVSVCVLNGAYFSTGAAAQDSVDASEELDPVVVYSFNNDRFAVAADRNTSIYVSKQAIEAAEMGTLRDVFAEDVSVTVGGGIPIAQKIFVNGVDALNLNMTIEGAMQNNRAFHHVTANAIDPALLRAVRVDAGIAAADSGPNALGGSIAFQLIDALDLLEDGETMGGKATLSFDTNGNTFSQALTGFAEHNGFDILAFAKNAKGQDYTSGGDWEIPGTGANLQTGLLKGGYTSDTGHRFEVSGMMLKDKEERPFRGNIGSLTNKPNDTIRLYDTLRKSFSFRYEHLEPTDLYDPEVVLGFSENNIDVPAPYGSKGTSNTLNGKIANTFHFSEDIGFTTGFDFYRKTANYEDPSSDLEEVATNFGGFGQVRWTPLSALKLSAGLRLDHQRFEGLGDFDTSVTGLSGNGSASYEVLEGLKLKAGYATVFGGIALEDNYVFDASWDYAGIKPSRSHNVTTGFEFERSGFLLSGEVFRTDISDARSGDDNVDVLTEGFNLAAGYKWSSGTAKITYSNTRVEVDGDAADTYIAQDFAAPLGQVIAFNISHRLEDYDLTVGGDVQAALDYDTGSGDSNRTIDGYAVVGLFAEYQPEQIDGLKLRFEANNIFDEDYSDRGTYGGDYQTVNTLKEPGRSFSLTANYRF
- a CDS encoding ferritin → MKLNTKVADALNQQINAELSASYVYLAVAAYFDSCELPGFAKWFRLHSKEETEHAMRIYDFIVKRDSRVTLEGISAPTVEFDSAQAAIELAMKMEVKVTEQIHALFDLAHEEKEYGTQNMLHWFLEEQIEEEDLFRRVFDQVKAAGNDRWHLLTLDDQMGQRQA
- a CDS encoding c-type cytochrome; amino-acid sequence: MVKSFFRTSAMLLLLSGSALAQGWTVDSDSSRLSYGTIKKNSVGEVNSFEKLSGTVSEDGKLQLAINLGSVETNIDIRNERMRQIVFQSIGAADLTAQLDMAELNKLGVGETTVVDLEATLNLLGTEVPLETEVFVARISESKVLATTNDMLFLGTEEAGLNAGVDQLKVLAKLNGITRTVPVTLRLVLNADGKQAATAPAPVAAPVQVALAGDVKAGKKVFKKCRACHSVKEGQNKVGPSLYGVIGSQAGAVEGFKYSKAMASADVTWDAESLTDFLTKPKKFIPKNRMAFAGLKKPADIENLLAYLDSASK